A single window of Deferribacterota bacterium DNA harbors:
- the deoA gene encoding pyrimidine-nucleoside phosphorylase (Catalyzes the reversible phosphorolysis of thymidine, deoxyuridine and their analogues to their respective bases and 2-deoxyribose 1-phosphate) codes for KKSDKINHRVGFKFLKKIGDYVHKNEDIILIYHNNHNLDLVIKQLYESINISQNKVNKNKLIYEIL; via the coding sequence AAAAAATCTGATAAAATAAATCATAGGGTTGGTTTTAAATTTTTAAAAAAGATTGGTGATTATGTACATAAAAATGAAGATATAATACTAATCTATCACAATAATCACAATTTAGACCTCGTTATTAAACAATTGTATGAATCCATAAATATATCACAAAATAAGGTTAACAAAAACAAACTAATATATGAAATCCTTTAA